From the candidate division KSB1 bacterium genome, one window contains:
- a CDS encoding GNAT family N-acetyltransferase, with amino-acid sequence MQPPAIIETSRLRLRVPVMEDAVPIFEQYGQDPDVTKFLSWPPHQSLADTSEFIKRCLTVWENGSAFPWAMTRKDDHRLLGMIELRLRDHKADVGYVLARAYWNKGYATEATKAVVAWALAQKEIYRVWAVCDVENLASARVLEKVGMAREGVLRRWLSHPNCGEAPRDCYCYSIIK; translated from the coding sequence ATGCAACCACCTGCAATCATCGAAACCTCTCGACTGCGTTTGCGCGTGCCGGTGATGGAAGACGCCGTGCCGATCTTCGAGCAGTATGGACAAGACCCCGACGTCACCAAGTTTTTGTCGTGGCCACCACATCAATCACTCGCAGATACCAGCGAATTTATCAAGCGGTGTTTGACGGTTTGGGAAAATGGGTCGGCATTTCCCTGGGCCATGACACGCAAAGATGATCATCGGCTTTTGGGGATGATCGAGCTTCGCCTTCGAGATCACAAAGCCGATGTGGGATATGTTTTGGCGCGCGCGTATTGGAACAAAGGCTATGCAACCGAGGCAACCAAAGCCGTTGTGGCGTGGGCGCTCGCGCAGAAAGAGATTTATCGTGTTTGGGCGGTTTGCGATGTGGAGAATCTCGCCTCGGCGCGGGTGTTGGAAAAGGTTGGCATGGCGAGAGAGGGTGTGCTGCGCCGGTGGCTCAGCCATCCGAACTGCGGTGAGGCGCCGCGGGATTGTTACTGTTATTCGATAATCAAATAG
- a CDS encoding DUF4407 domain-containing protein gives MKISTKIFLTLVIGMLSLSVVAPAVAQERKMTMAEYNNELSAAKQREANAKAEIAKLDTEIAQLRSEIASLDQQTTQTWDEIYAMLGTDRAGVEAYRNQMRALEAEVDGLMALSPEELFKRRAELDQLQARLDEMKKNNISKLTEMQDWIATIEGKLAQLRARMPKAIFDQYTVVRGDYLWKISKKPNIYGDPYQWMRIYSYNREMIKNPDLIYPNWNLKIQREVGPDEYLVKKGDSLRRIAKSMGDAMSWTKIYEANKDIIGEDRSRLYPYTVLRVPR, from the coding sequence ATGAAAATTTCCACTAAAATTTTTCTCACCCTTGTCATCGGCATGCTGAGCCTGTCTGTGGTTGCGCCGGCGGTCGCGCAAGAAAGGAAGATGACAATGGCAGAGTATAACAACGAGCTAAGTGCCGCCAAACAGCGCGAGGCCAATGCCAAGGCTGAAATCGCCAAGCTCGATACCGAGATCGCGCAATTGCGGAGCGAGATCGCCAGCCTGGATCAGCAGACGACGCAAACCTGGGATGAAATTTACGCCATGCTCGGCACCGACCGCGCCGGCGTCGAAGCCTATCGCAATCAAATGCGCGCGCTCGAAGCCGAGGTCGACGGCTTGATGGCGCTTTCGCCGGAAGAGCTGTTCAAGCGCCGCGCCGAGTTGGATCAGCTCCAGGCTCGTCTCGATGAGATGAAGAAGAACAATATCTCCAAGCTCACCGAGATGCAGGATTGGATCGCCACCATCGAAGGCAAGCTGGCGCAACTGCGCGCCCGCATGCCCAAGGCTATCTTCGATCAGTACACCGTCGTCAGAGGCGATTACCTGTGGAAGATCTCGAAGAAGCCGAATATTTACGGCGACCCCTATCAATGGATGCGGATTTACTCGTACAATCGCGAGATGATCAAGAATCCGGATTTGATTTACCCCAATTGGAATTTGAAAATCCAGCGGGAAGTCGGGCCGGATGAATATCTGGTGAAGAAGGGCGACTCGCTGCGCCGAATCGCCAAGAGCATGGGCGACGCGATGAGTTGGACGAAGATTTATGAAGCCAACAAAGACATCATCGGCGAAGACCGCAGCCGTCTGTATCCCTACACCGTTTTGAGGGTGCCGAGATAA
- a CDS encoding PhoH family protein, with amino-acid sequence MPQERRISIRGVDSLQLLGQGDQHLKEILKNFNARVTVRGHEIILQGQEQELRQLDRLFTELILVLNRNDELRHADVETMISVVKRGNGLPGSGNKNANSEAAPSAGPQNSRPVIIYTKTAAIKPKTDGQLGFYHATLKNDIVFAIGPAGTGKTYLAVAIAVAHLRDRQMDRIVLARPAVEAGESLGFLPGDLKEKVDPYLRPLYDALFDMIPAEKLRRYLETQVIEIVPLAYMRGRTLNNAFVILDEAQNTTPGQMKMFLTRLGINSKAIVTGDITQIDLPSTSPSGLVQIREILQGVEGISFVYLSDQDVVRHRLVRDIIKAYDHYSQ; translated from the coding sequence ATGCCGCAAGAGCGCCGCATTTCGATTCGCGGCGTCGATTCGCTGCAGTTGCTCGGACAGGGTGACCAGCACCTGAAAGAAATTCTCAAAAACTTCAACGCCCGGGTCACCGTGCGCGGGCACGAGATCATTTTGCAGGGCCAGGAGCAGGAGCTCCGCCAGCTCGACCGGCTCTTCACCGAATTGATTCTCGTGCTGAATCGCAACGACGAGCTGCGCCACGCCGATGTCGAGACCATGATCAGCGTGGTCAAACGCGGCAACGGCCTGCCCGGCTCGGGCAACAAAAACGCCAACTCGGAGGCCGCGCCATCCGCCGGCCCGCAAAATTCCCGCCCGGTCATCATTTACACCAAAACTGCAGCGATCAAGCCGAAAACCGACGGCCAGTTGGGATTTTATCATGCGACGTTGAAAAATGACATCGTTTTCGCCATTGGCCCGGCGGGAACAGGAAAAACTTATCTGGCCGTGGCGATTGCGGTGGCGCATTTGCGCGACCGCCAGATGGATCGCATTGTGCTGGCGCGTCCCGCTGTTGAAGCGGGAGAAAGCCTGGGATTTTTGCCGGGCGATCTCAAAGAAAAAGTCGATCCGTATTTGCGGCCGCTGTACGATGCGTTGTTCGACATGATTCCGGCGGAGAAATTGCGGCGCTATCTTGAAACACAGGTGATCGAGATCGTGCCGCTGGCCTACATGCGCGGCCGCACGTTGAACAACGCCTTCGTCATTCTCGACGAAGCGCAAAACACCACGCCCGGCCAGATGAAAATGTTTCTCACCCGCCTGGGCATCAATTCCAAAGCCATCGTCACCGGCGACATCACCCAAATCGATTTGCCGAGCACTTCACCGTCCGGCCTGGTGCAGATTCGCGAGATTCTGCAAGGGGTGGAAGGCATCAGCTTCGTTTATCTTTCCGACCAGGACGTGGTTCGACACCGGCTGGTGCGTGACATCATCAAAGCGTATGATCATTACAGCCAGTAA
- a CDS encoding NUDIX domain-containing protein, whose product MIDETWYQRPPNIPEHISAGGVVARVEDGRVYIALVGERGLSKFVLPKGHVEAGETLEQAAAREIEEEAGFSQLALVAPLGMKERLDFSKRTWKKTYYFLFTTHERDGVPTDKKHHYRVTWVDLDKIPELFWPEQTQLIRENCKQIAALAGKIK is encoded by the coding sequence ATGATTGACGAAACCTGGTATCAACGCCCTCCCAACATCCCGGAGCACATTTCCGCTGGCGGCGTCGTGGCGCGCGTCGAAGATGGCCGCGTTTACATTGCGCTGGTTGGAGAACGAGGCCTGTCGAAATTCGTCCTGCCCAAAGGCCACGTCGAAGCCGGGGAAACTTTGGAGCAGGCGGCGGCGCGTGAGATCGAGGAGGAAGCCGGTTTCTCACAACTTGCGCTGGTGGCGCCGTTGGGAATGAAAGAACGTTTGGATTTCAGCAAGCGAACGTGGAAAAAAACATATTATTTTTTGTTCACCACGCATGAGAGGGACGGCGTTCCGACCGATAAAAAACATCATTATCGCGTCACATGGGTTGATCTTGACAAAATTCCCGAACTCTTTTGGCCGGAGCAGACGCAGTTGATTCGAGAAAATTGTAAGCAAATTGCGGCTTTGGCAGGTAAAATAAAATAG
- a CDS encoding M48 family metallopeptidase, producing the protein MRQILFIAGFTLLLASALVAQEQTPMPDSSARAITAPEETGPVAVPEMSEKAARYYRSGNVLWFVNLFWGMLIPALFLFTGFSAKIRNWAQQFGRKWFFVIGLYFIIFTVINFIIDLPLSYYQGFVRQHAYELSNQTFGKWFGDALKALMVGIAGGVLFLWVPYLLLKKSPRRWWLYTGLLVVPFLFFVMLISPVWIDPLFNKFGPMNDKALEAKILALAEQAGIEGSRVYEVNKSVDTKAVNAYVTGFLNTKRIVLWDTIIAKLNEKELLFVMGHEMGHYVLGHVVKSILFFSLLILITLYAAYRVAGTLINKFKDRWGFDQLSDIASLPLIILLVSVFSLVITPVALTFTRYQEHEADRFGLEITQTNHAAATAFVKLQQENLGNPRPGWLYKLWRASHPTLGDRIDFCNEYRPWEKGEALKYQELFRK; encoded by the coding sequence ATGCGTCAAATTTTGTTTATCGCCGGCTTCACGTTGCTCCTGGCAAGCGCGCTTGTCGCTCAGGAACAAACCCCCATGCCCGATTCCAGCGCCAGGGCGATCACCGCACCGGAAGAAACCGGGCCGGTCGCGGTTCCCGAAATGAGTGAAAAAGCCGCACGCTACTATCGCAGCGGCAACGTGCTCTGGTTTGTCAATCTCTTTTGGGGGATGCTGATTCCGGCGCTGTTCTTATTCACCGGCTTTTCGGCGAAAATCCGCAACTGGGCGCAGCAGTTCGGGCGCAAGTGGTTCTTCGTTATTGGCCTTTATTTTATTATTTTCACCGTCATCAATTTCATCATCGATCTTCCGCTCTCCTATTATCAAGGCTTCGTCCGGCAGCATGCTTATGAGTTGTCCAACCAAACCTTCGGCAAATGGTTCGGCGACGCGCTAAAAGCGCTGATGGTCGGCATTGCCGGCGGCGTTTTGTTTTTGTGGGTTCCCTATCTCTTGCTCAAAAAAAGCCCGCGCCGCTGGTGGCTTTACACTGGCCTGCTCGTGGTGCCGTTTCTCTTTTTTGTAATGTTGATCAGTCCGGTCTGGATCGATCCGCTGTTCAACAAATTCGGCCCGATGAATGACAAGGCGCTGGAAGCGAAAATTCTCGCTTTGGCCGAGCAGGCCGGTATCGAGGGCAGCCGCGTTTACGAAGTCAATAAAAGCGTCGATACCAAAGCCGTCAACGCCTACGTCACCGGCTTCCTGAACACCAAGCGCATCGTCTTGTGGGATACCATCATCGCCAAGCTCAATGAAAAGGAGCTGCTCTTCGTCATGGGCCACGAGATGGGGCATTATGTTTTGGGCCATGTGGTTAAAAGCATTTTATTCTTCTCGCTGCTGATTCTCATCACACTCTACGCCGCCTATCGTGTCGCCGGCACGCTCATCAACAAATTCAAAGATCGCTGGGGATTCGATCAACTTTCCGATATCGCCTCGTTGCCGTTGATCATCCTGCTGGTGAGCGTTTTTTCGCTGGTGATCACGCCCGTCGCGTTGACCTTTACCCGCTATCAAGAACACGAGGCCGATCGCTTCGGTTTGGAAATCACCCAAACCAATCATGCCGCGGCCACCGCATTCGTGAAACTGCAGCAGGAAAATCTCGGCAATCCCCGGCCCGGCTGGCTGTACAAATTATGGCGCGCCTCTCATCCCACCCTCGGTGACCGCATCGATTTTTGCAACGAATATCGCCCGTGGGAAAAGGGTGAAGCTTTGAAGTATCAAGAGTTGTTCAGAAAGTGA